A window from Lampris incognitus isolate fLamInc1 chromosome 5, fLamInc1.hap2, whole genome shotgun sequence encodes these proteins:
- the LOC130112833 gene encoding lysozyme g-like isoform X3 yields MEYGNVSNVYTTGASSVTSTADRRSSRGVAASREMAASDLPHINNYKDKIVSAARRNGVEPSVVAGIISRETRGGRGAGLHNGWGDNGNAFGLMQVDKRWHNPTGGWDSEEHINQGIKVFKDSYNEVGRGSDWNKDQRLKGALAAYNAGAGRVSSSYNDVDAQTTGGDYANDVVARAQYFKQHGYN; encoded by the exons ATGG AGTACGGAAACGTAAGCAACGTCTACACAACTGGTGCGTCGTCGGTGACGTCAACGGCTGACAGAAGAAGTTCCCGTG GAGTTGCAGCATCTCGTGAAATGGCTGCGAGTGATCTGCCTCACATAAACAACTACAAAGATAAGATTGTGAGTGCTGCTAGAAGGAATGGAGTGGAGCCCTCTGTGGTGGCTGGCATCATCTCCAGAGAAACCCGTGGAGGTCGAGGGGCAGGACTGCATAACGGCTGGGGGGACAATGGAAATGCCTTTGGACTCATGCAG GTTGACAAGCGCTGGCACAACCCCACTGGTGgatgggacagtgaggaacataTCAACCAAGGCATTAAGGTTTTTAAAGACTCCTACAACGAAGTTGGGAGAGGTTCTGACTGGAACAAAGATCAGAGACTTAAAG GTGCCTTGGCGGCCTACAACGCGGGGGCTGGGCGCGTTTCCTCCTCGTATAACGACGTGGACGCTCAAACCACCGGAGGAGATTACGCCAATGATGTCGTAGCCAGGGCCCAGTACTTCAAACAGCATGGGTACAACTAA